CAAACCCCATAAGGAGACACCAACCATGAATTCAGCCCATCCTGCCGTCACGGCAGTGACCCAACACCCGGCCTATCAAGAGCTGCTTCGAAAACGCAACCGCATGAGCCTGATCTTCTTTGGTCTGACCGTGATTGTGTACGCCGGCTTTATTCTGACACTGGCTTTTGACCCCGAGCTTTTCAGCCGTCCCGTCGGCTCCATGACAATGACGATTGGCGTGCTGAGCGCCGCCATTGTGCTGCTCAGCGCGGTTGTTCTGGTGGCCCTGTTCGTCTACATCTCCAACAAGGTCTATGACCCCTTGCTGGCGCAAATCATGAGGGACGTGACATGAAAACATTACTCATGAGCTTGGGCCTGTTCAGCTTGGCCAGCAGCCATGCAATGGCTGCCTCGCCCGGTCAGGCCAATACCTCTGCCATTGTCATGTTCCTGATCTTCATTGCCGGGACCATGGCCATTACCTGGTGGGCCGCACGACGCACCCGCACCACATCGGACTTTTATACCGCGGGCGGTGGCCTGACCGGCTTTCAGAACGGACTGGCGATTGCCGGGGATTATCTGTCCGCCGCCTCTTTTCTGGGGATTGCGGGCATGGTGTACGTCAGCGGCTTTGACGGCATGATCTATGCCATCGGCTTTATGTTTGGCTGGCCGGTCGTCATGTTTCTGATTGCCGAGCGACTGCGCAATCTGGGCCGCTACAACTTTGCCGACGTGACCTCGTTTCGTCTGTCCCAAAATCCCATGCGCATTCTGGCGGCCAGCGCATCCTTGCTGATTATTGCCCTGTACCTGATCGCACAAATGGTGGGGGCTGGCAAACTGATCGTGCTGCTGTTCGGGCTGGACTACAACGTGGCGGTGGTCATTGTCGGTTCGCTGATGATGATTTACGTGACCTTTGGCGGCATGACCGCCACGACCTGGGTACAGATCATCAAGGCCGTACTGATGCTGGTTGGCGCCACTTTGATGACGGTTCTGGTGCTGGCTGCTTTCCATTGGGACGTGGATACCATGCTGGCGAAGGCCGTTGCCACTCACCCGACCGGCCATGCCATTCTGGAGCCGGGCGCGGCGGTCAGTCGCAACCCACTTAACGTGCTGTCCCTGGGCATTGCCTTGGCCTTTGGTACAGCCGGCCTGCCGCATATCCTGATGCGCTTTTTCACCGTGGCCGACGCCAAGGAAGCCCGTAAATCGGTGATTTATGCCAGCAGCTTCATTGGCTACTTCTACCTGCTGACCTTCATCATCGGCTTTGGCGCCATTGCCTTGCTGGTCAGACACCCCGAGTACTTCCATACCGGCCCTGACGGTTCCTTCAATATGTTGACCGACCTGATTGGCGGCACCAATATGGTCGCGGTCCACCTGGCCAATGCTGTCGGTGGCAACCTGCTGCTGGGCTTTCTGGCCGCCGTCACTTTCGCCACCATTGTCGCCGTGGTGGCCGGCCTGGCGCTGGCGGGCGCTGCCGCGATTTCGCATGACTTGTACGCCAACGTCATTGCCAAGGGACGAGCCACCGAGAAAGACCAGATGCGCATTTCGCGCATCTCCACCGTGGTCTTGGGCGTACTGGCCATTTTGCTGGGCATCATTTTTGAAAACCAGAACGTGGCCTTTATGGTGGGGTTGGCCTTTGCGATTGCGGCCAGCGCCAACTTCCCGGTTCTGGTGTTGTCGATCGCCTGGCGTGGCTGCACCACCCGTGGCGCCACCATTGGCGGCTTTCTGGGGCTGGTCACCGCCACCGCATGGGTCGTTTTGAGCAGCACCGTCTGGGTAGATGTCTTCGGATTTGCCGAGCCTATCACCCCTTTCCCCAACCCAGGCATTTTGTCCATCCCGCTGGCCTTCTTCTCGATCTGGCTGTTCTCAACACTGGATAACAGCGCACGCGCAGTCAAAGAGCGCGCCGCGTTCGAGGCCCTGACCGTACGCAGTCAAACCGGTATTGGGGCTGCCAGCGCCAGCGCTCACTAAGGCTTTGACGCTGATTCAGTCAGCATGCAAGAAAAAACAGGGCATTTCGGTGCCCTGTTTTTACGGATACACAGCTCATCCGGGCGGGCATCCTTGCAGATACTTGAACATGGCATAATCCCCACATGAATGAACTGCTCATTGCGGACGATCACCCGCTATTTCGGGAAGCGTTACGAGGTGTCGTAGCCAGTCTGTTTCCCGGCACGGCCATCTACGAAGCGGATCGCATCTCTAATCTATATCCGCTGGTCGACGACCATCCTGACGCCGATTTGCTCTTGCTGGACCTGGATATACCTGGGGCAATCGGCTTCAGTGCACTGGTCCATTTGCGTGCGACCTACCCCTGCCTGCCCATCATTCTGGTCACGGCCCATGAAGAGGCCCGCTTCATGCGCCGCGCCATGGATCACGGCGCCATGGGCTTCATTCCCAAATCCATTGATGCGCAAACGCTGGGTATCGCCCTGCAAGTCGTTCTGGATGGCGGCACCTGGCTGCCGGAAATCGGTTCTTCCGCCCCCGGCATCAGCCTGGACGAGCGTGAAGTCGCCGCGAAGTTGCGCGAGCTGACCCCTCAGCAATTTCGCGTACTGCAAATGCTCAGCACCGGGCAACTGAACAAACAGATCGCCTACGAGCTCAATGTCTCGGAGGCCACCATCAAAGCACACATGACGGCCATTTTGCGCAAGCTGGGTGCTTCCAATCGCACCCAGGCCGTCTTGATGGCCAGCCATCTTGGCCTGAACCAGGACGAATCCCAGGACGCTAATACGTTTTAATTTGCGCGGTCAAAAAAGCTCGCAGCGAAGCGGGCTTTACCGGCTTGGTCAACACCAGATAGCCATATTGTCGAGCTGCTGCTTTCAGTTCATCACTCCCATCCGCCGTCAACAACGCGCCTTGCGCATGAGGCAAATGCAGGCGCAACAATTGCAGTGCCTGCAAACCGTCCAGCCGATCATGCAAGTGATAATCCACCAGCAAGACATCGGGGTTCAAGGAGATGGTCTCCAAAGCACGATCTACCGTATTGGCGGTAATGATTTGCGCTCCCCAGCGGCCCAGCAGCACTTCCATGCCCGCGATAATATCCAGATCATTGTCCAGACACAGCACTCGCAAGCCCTTTAACGGCAAGCCATCGGCAGGCTTGCTGGAATCGTTACTTGGGTGACTGCTGGCTTGCGTCGCGTGGCTCAAGGGAACGCGAATGGAGAACATGCTGCCGCGCCCCACCTCGGATCGCACATCCAGCGTGTGCCCCAGCAAGACCGCAATACGCTGGCAAATGGACAGGCCCAATCCCAGGCCCCGGCCATCCCAGTCGAAGGCTTGCTCGTAACGATGGAACTCCGCATAAATCTGCTGAATATGATGCGGCGGAATGCCCTGGCCTGAATCCCAGACCTGGAACTCCAGCTCTTCGCCCCGAACCCGCACGCCAAACACCACCCGGCCTTCCTGTGTGTAGCGCAAGGCATTGGCCAGAAAATTCTGCAGCACCCGCCGCAGCAGGCGATGATCGCTATACACCGACAAAGGACGGGCGTGAATCCGCAATTGAATGCCGCGCCGAGCCGCCATGGGCGCATATTGATCCGCCAGATGCTGCAACAAGTGCTGAACATTGATCACCCCCAGATCGGGCTTCAAGGCTCCGGCATCCAGACGGGAAATATCCAGCAGACCCTCCAGCAATTCCTCCGCGGTACGCAAAGATGTATCGACGCGCTCGGCCAGATTGGGCATTTCGGCAAGATCGTGTGTATCGCGCAAGGCCGAAGCAAACAGACGTGCGGCGTTAATCGGTTGCAGGACATCGTGGCTGACAGCCGTCAAGAAACGGGTTCGGGACTCCTGAGCTTTTTCCGCCTCTTGCGTACGCACGGCGACGCGCTGCTCCAGACTGTCATTCATCTCCCGCAACTCACGCTCGACCCGCTTGTAATGGGTGATGTCGCTATAGCTGGTGACATAGCCGCCGCCGGGCAGGGGCCGGCCTCGCAGTTCGATCACTTGCCGGTCATTGAGCATGCGTTGGGTCACATAAGAGGAACCCTCGCGCATAAACTGAATCCGGCGAGCAATGGCCTGTTCCACCCCGATGCTCTCTACGCCATCGACCTTGCCCCGTTCGGCATTAAAGCGAATCAGGTCGGCCACGGACCGTCCCACATACAACATACTGGGCGGGTAATCGAATAACTGCTGGTAGCGCTGGTTCCAGGCGACCAGACGCATATCTGCATCGACCACACTGACGCCCTGATCAATATTTTCCAGCGTCGCCAACAAGATATCCCGATTAAAACGCAACTCCTGACCGGCCTCATCCAGCACGGCCATGATAGCGGCCACCTCCATGCCTGAACCGCGCAAGGCACTGGTCAAAACCAGACGCGCCGAGGCCGCCCCCACCGCTGCCGCCAACAACAGTTCCGTGAAATGCACCCAGGCGCTATCTGCCCGCAGTCCCGGCTCCAGCGGCTGTTTCATTTGCCGTGCCTGGGTCTCAAACGCCCGCCTTGCCATTTTTTTACCAACAATCCGTTCAGCCAACACCTGCAGATCCTGCACCGACAAATCCCCATAAGCATGACGAGCTGCCAGGGTTTGCCGCTCCGCATAGGGATTCAGGAAAGGCTCGGCGCGCAGGCGCTCGCCCAGGCCCGGCCGCCGGCGCCAGGACACCCACAAGAATGCGCTGATATTGCATAGCAGGGACCAGAAAGTGCCGTGGGTTAAGGGGTCCCACCCTTCAACGCCAAACAGATGATAAGGTCGTAGCCAGGCCAATCCCCAGGGCCCTTGGTGCAGCCAGTCAGCCGCCAACCATCCCACCTCGGCCAAGGTAGGCAACAGCAAGGTATAGACCCAGATGGCAAAGCCCAGCAAAAGCCCCGCCTCCACGCCCTGTCGGCTGGCTCCTCGCCAATACAGCCCTCCTATCAGGCCAGGCCCGAACTGGGCGACCGCCACAAACGCCATCAAGCCATAGGCCGCCAAGGTCGTATCGCTGCCGCTAAGCATGTAATAGCCGTAAGCCACGCCGGCCAGCACCATAATGGCGACACGCCGAATCCAAAGAACCGTAGAAGCCACTGTGCTTTGCTGATACTGCGCCCAGCCACGACGCAGCAGCAAGGGCATCACCAGATCATTGCTCACCATGGTCGAGAGCGCCACACTGGTCACGATGACCATGCCTGTCGCCGCCGAGAAACCACCGATATACACCATCAGGGCCAGTCCCACCTGGTTTTGCGACAAGGGCAAGGCGAGCACAAAACTATCCGGCGCCACCCCCTGGGCTCCAGTACCAAACAAGCTGACCCCGGCCGCGGCAATCGGCAAGACCATAAGACTGACCACGATCAGGTAGGCTCCAAACAGCCAGCGTGCGCGCCGTATGTCCACCACGTCTCCACACTCCACAATAGCCACATGGAACTGCCGGGGCAGGCAAATGATCGCCGCAAATGCCAACAGGGTTTGACCGACGAATCCCACCGGTGGACTGTTTTCGAACAAGGTGCTGACCGCCCCCACCATATCGAGCTCCGTGTGGGCAAACCAGCGCACCGCAAACAGGCCTACCGCGAGCAAAGCCACCAGTTTGACCACCGACTCAAACGCCACGGCCAGCATCAGACCCGGTCTGTGCTCGGTGGCATCGACTTGCCGCGTTCCGAACAAAATGGAAAACAGGGCCATCAGGATCGCCACGTACAGGGCCGGGTCGCCCAACAGGCCTGCATGAAACTCGGTCCCGGCCAGCACGCTCAGACTTAGGGCCACCGCCTTGTACTGCAGGGCCAAGTACGGCACGGCCGCCACCACGGCAATACCTGCCACCATCGCCGCCAGACGTTGAGAGCGTCCGTAACGACTGGCCATAAAGTCCGCAATGGACACGGTATTTTGGGATTGGGCGACCAGCGCCAGACGTTCGATGATTCGCCAGCCAAACAGCAGCATCAATATCGGGCCCAGATAAATAGGCAGAAAACCGATGCCGTACCGGACCGCCGACCCTACCGCGCCGTAAAACGTCCACGAGGAACAGTACACCGCCAAAGCCAGGCTATAGACCATGGGCCGCAGCCAGGGGCGCTGGGTATACAAGGGGTTTCTATCCCCGAACCAGGCAATCGCAAACAAAATCGCAGCGTAAATCAAGGAAGCCAACACCACCCAAGCCGGCGTCATCTGCACTGTCTCCTACTTTGGTATAACGCGATGATTTTTCTCGCGATTGTGAGTAATACTAAGGCAGTTCCGGCGGGATCTGCTCATGGAAAGCTAGGGCTTATCACCTATACCCAATTTGATTTTCAAGGCGGTTTTCCTGGGGCAAGCAGCAGCATCATGAGCCATGGGTAACGATCACCCCACCGGCCAAGCAGCCCGGCACGATGCCTGTTTCCTTGTCGTCATGCCGTATCAAACGACCGCAACACAACGATGCGCATACGGCATGCAAACCAGTGCGGCATCACCTGTTCGGACGAGGATTTTTCGTTCGACATCCCAAGAAGAAATAGAGCATTTGCAATCCAGGGGCCTGTCCCGCGGCCTGCAACTCATCTATCACTGGCAAACGAAAACGCCCCGACAAAAAAACTATCTCTCATCGTCACCGCGGGGCACCTTAAAGGAGGCAATATGAACCATTCCACATTGAATTTTGATCGCTACCCACAGCAACCGCACGGTGGAACGCTGGTCAACCAGGTCGTCCCGCAAGATCGCGTCAAGAACGAGATTGAACGTGCGCGCTCCCTGCCCAGCATCCGCGTGGATCTGGAGGCGGTGATCACCATAGAGATGATCGCCACGGGTGTGCTGTCCCCCAACAAAGGCTTCATGAACGAGGCCGACTACAACTCCGTGCTCAAAGAGGGTCGTTTGAGTAATGGTGTGGTGTGGCCTGTGCCGCTGAGCTTCGCCCCGATTGGCGATCGCAACCGCGACATTATTAAAAGACTTTCGGTCGGCTCTGAAGTGGCGCTGACCAATAGCGACAACGAGCCGGTAGCCATCCTGAGCGTCGAGGACATCTTCTCCTACGACAAAGAGCAACGCGCCCAGCAACTGTTTGGCACCACGGACAGAAACCATCCCGGCGTGGACTCCATTTACCGGCGCATGGGCGACGTGTCCCTGGGTGGCACCTTGCACCTGCTGCAGCGTGTGGACTGGGGCCCGTTCGAGAAGCTGCGGCGCGAACCCAAAGACACCTGGCGCCTGTTCTACGAAGACAAGAAATTCAATTCCGTGGCCGGCTTTATCACCGGCGCGAACCCGCTGCACCGGGGCCATGAATACATACACCGCAATGCGCTGGAAGGGATTGATGGCCTGTTCCTGCAGCCATTGGTGGAAATGGCCAAGCGTGAGTACGTGCGCCATGAGTTCCGCATGATGGCCTACCGGAATGTGCTGGATACCTACTATCCCAAAGACCGCGCCATCCTCTCGCCGCTGCGCGTCACCTATATTTTTGCCGGTCCGCGCGAAACCATTTTGCATGCCCTGATCATGAAGAACTATGGGTGTACGCATGCGCTGATTGGCCGCGATCACGCCGGCATTGGCAGCTACTACGACAAGTACGCCAGCCACAGCATTTTTGACCAGTTCAGTCCGCAGGAAATGGGCATTGATGTGCGTCTGTTTCACGAGGTGTTCTATTGCACGCGCTGCGCCTGCCACGCCACTTCCGAAACCTGTCCACATGACGAGCGCTTCAGACTGACCATCTCCGGCACCGGCATTCGCGAGATGCTGCGTCACGGCATCATGCCGCCCAAAGAGATCTGCCGCCCCGAATCCATCTTGCCCGCCATGCAGGGTGTTCAACCCAAAGGGCTATGCGAACAAGGGGAAGCCATCCAGCCCGTGGGCAAGCTGATCCAGAGCATGTTTCCCTACTACACGCACTATACGCGTCTGGGCGGGGCCAAGCGCAGCGAACCCCTGGACCCGACCCAACTGACGGTGCGCGATCTGGAAATAGCCAACCACGATGTGCGGCATCACGCTGCCGATATCTACAACGGGGTGTACACCGAATACAGTGCCGTCATGGATCACAACCGCAGCATGCAGGCCGCCTGGATTGAGGACGCACGCGCTGCCCTGCGCCTGCAACAGGAACGTCTGATCGGCGACCTGGAAGAAAAACAGCAGCAGGCGCCGGAGGAAGCCTCGGACGAATTCATGTACCAGGATAAACACGAAGTCGTGCGGGAGCTGCATTCCGCCCGCAGCCTGCTCGATGATATTCCGGCGGTGATCTCTGCCAAGCAGCTCAGCATACGTACCTGGAACGTACTGCCCTATCAGCGCTATCGTGGCGCCGATAAAGAATAGGACAGTCTGCGTCCCATACACGGCTTTGCACGGATGCCAGCCCGGCCAAACACCCCAGAAAAACCCGGGCACAGCCTGCCCGGTCAGGGGGTGCCCATCCCGTGACGAAGCGTTCAAGGACTTGGGTCGGTTCAACGCAGGTGTATTGCCGGCACAAAAAAAATCCCCTGATCGACACACGATCAGGGGTTTTTTCCATTGCAGAGTTTGCCCGTCGTCAGACCCTAACGGTACAGAACCGTCTTAGCAGACCTCTTCCAGCTTGACTTCATTGACCGGCACCAGACGGCGGTAGAACGTTGGCAGTGCAAACAAGGCGCCATGCACATCGGCATTGTAAAACTGCAGCGAATCCTGATTATCGCGGCTCATGCGCTGCTGTAGACGATCCTGGATCTGCTCGGCAGAGAAAGCACGAGGGTTCAGTTCGTCAGATGCAATCGCCAGCCCCCAGTACGAGCCGTAAAGCGGAATATGCAGACCATAAGCATGAACCTGAGCAAATACGCTGGCGAGCGAGTGGCTCAGGTCTTGGACCTGCTGGCTTTCATGGAACGGCGATCCCAGATGCAGTACCAAGGCTCCACCACTGGCCAACGCACCTTTGCAGGACTCAAAGAATGCTGTTGTGTACAAGGGGCCTGCCGGTGTTTCCGGATCGGTCAGATCCAGATAGATCAGATCAAACCGGTCCTGGGTATTAGCCAAGAACTGAGCGCCGTCTTCAATCTGAATCCGTACCCGCGGGTTGTCAAACGCCCCCTTGTGAATGGACTGCAGGTGCTCACGAGCCACCTCGATTACCTCGCCATCCAGCTCCACCAAAGAGACATGCTCCAGGCTGGGGTATTTCAGCAGCTCTTCCAATGCGCCGCCATCACCGCCACCCACGATCAGGGCGCGACGGGGTTCAGGGTGTGCCATGGCGGCCGGGTGGATCAGGCCCTCATGGTAGAAAAATTCCTCGGCCTCGGACGTCATCATGCAGCCATCCAGACGCAAGGTGGTACCCAGGG
This genomic interval from Alcaligenes ammonioxydans contains the following:
- a CDS encoding response regulator transcription factor is translated as MNELLIADDHPLFREALRGVVASLFPGTAIYEADRISNLYPLVDDHPDADLLLLDLDIPGAIGFSALVHLRATYPCLPIILVTAHEEARFMRRAMDHGAMGFIPKSIDAQTLGIALQVVLDGGTWLPEIGSSAPGISLDEREVAAKLRELTPQQFRVLQMLSTGQLNKQIAYELNVSEATIKAHMTAILRKLGASNRTQAVLMASHLGLNQDESQDANTF
- a CDS encoding sulfate adenylyltransferase; the protein is MNHSTLNFDRYPQQPHGGTLVNQVVPQDRVKNEIERARSLPSIRVDLEAVITIEMIATGVLSPNKGFMNEADYNSVLKEGRLSNGVVWPVPLSFAPIGDRNRDIIKRLSVGSEVALTNSDNEPVAILSVEDIFSYDKEQRAQQLFGTTDRNHPGVDSIYRRMGDVSLGGTLHLLQRVDWGPFEKLRREPKDTWRLFYEDKKFNSVAGFITGANPLHRGHEYIHRNALEGIDGLFLQPLVEMAKREYVRHEFRMMAYRNVLDTYYPKDRAILSPLRVTYIFAGPRETILHALIMKNYGCTHALIGRDHAGIGSYYDKYASHSIFDQFSPQEMGIDVRLFHEVFYCTRCACHATSETCPHDERFRLTISGTGIREMLRHGIMPPKEICRPESILPAMQGVQPKGLCEQGEAIQPVGKLIQSMFPYYTHYTRLGGAKRSEPLDPTQLTVRDLEIANHDVRHHAADIYNGVYTEYSAVMDHNRSMQAAWIEDARAALRLQQERLIGDLEEKQQQAPEEASDEFMYQDKHEVVRELHSARSLLDDIPAVISAKQLSIRTWNVLPYQRYRGADKE
- a CDS encoding cation acetate symporter — protein: MKTLLMSLGLFSLASSHAMAASPGQANTSAIVMFLIFIAGTMAITWWAARRTRTTSDFYTAGGGLTGFQNGLAIAGDYLSAASFLGIAGMVYVSGFDGMIYAIGFMFGWPVVMFLIAERLRNLGRYNFADVTSFRLSQNPMRILAASASLLIIALYLIAQMVGAGKLIVLLFGLDYNVAVVIVGSLMMIYVTFGGMTATTWVQIIKAVLMLVGATLMTVLVLAAFHWDVDTMLAKAVATHPTGHAILEPGAAVSRNPLNVLSLGIALAFGTAGLPHILMRFFTVADAKEARKSVIYASSFIGYFYLLTFIIGFGAIALLVRHPEYFHTGPDGSFNMLTDLIGGTNMVAVHLANAVGGNLLLGFLAAVTFATIVAVVAGLALAGAAAISHDLYANVIAKGRATEKDQMRISRISTVVLGVLAILLGIIFENQNVAFMVGLAFAIAASANFPVLVLSIAWRGCTTRGATIGGFLGLVTATAWVVLSSTVWVDVFGFAEPITPFPNPGILSIPLAFFSIWLFSTLDNSARAVKERAAFEALTVRSQTGIGAASASAH
- a CDS encoding DUF485 domain-containing protein, which gives rise to MNSAHPAVTAVTQHPAYQELLRKRNRMSLIFFGLTVIVYAGFILTLAFDPELFSRPVGSMTMTIGVLSAAIVLLSAVVLVALFVYISNKVYDPLLAQIMRDVT
- the speE gene encoding polyamine aminopropyltransferase, which gives rise to MQGLHLTADLYQCACSPELLIDAQKLADFCRQQTVDAGLTIVGEEWQAFPEFEGQPGGVTGVLLLAESHLAIHTWPERGGVTLDVYVCNFMQDNSGKATRLINGIEQAFKPGQAQRNRLWRGEADGPAHAGELLTENLNKDALYGFRFTERLLERQTAFQRLELLRSETLGTTLRLDGCMMTSEAEEFFYHEGLIHPAAMAHPEPRRALIVGGGDGGALEELLKYPSLEHVSLVELDGEVIEVAREHLQSIHKGAFDNPRVRIQIEDGAQFLANTQDRFDLIYLDLTDPETPAGPLYTTAFFESCKGALASGGALVLHLGSPFHESQQVQDLSHSLASVFAQVHAYGLHIPLYGSYWGLAIASDELNPRAFSAEQIQDRLQQRMSRDNQDSLQFYNADVHGALFALPTFYRRLVPVNEVKLEEVC
- a CDS encoding hybrid sensor histidine kinase/response regulator, translated to MTPAWVVLASLIYAAILFAIAWFGDRNPLYTQRPWLRPMVYSLALAVYCSSWTFYGAVGSAVRYGIGFLPIYLGPILMLLFGWRIIERLALVAQSQNTVSIADFMASRYGRSQRLAAMVAGIAVVAAVPYLALQYKAVALSLSVLAGTEFHAGLLGDPALYVAILMALFSILFGTRQVDATEHRPGLMLAVAFESVVKLVALLAVGLFAVRWFAHTELDMVGAVSTLFENSPPVGFVGQTLLAFAAIICLPRQFHVAIVECGDVVDIRRARWLFGAYLIVVSLMVLPIAAAGVSLFGTGAQGVAPDSFVLALPLSQNQVGLALMVYIGGFSAATGMVIVTSVALSTMVSNDLVMPLLLRRGWAQYQQSTVASTVLWIRRVAIMVLAGVAYGYYMLSGSDTTLAAYGLMAFVAVAQFGPGLIGGLYWRGASRQGVEAGLLLGFAIWVYTLLLPTLAEVGWLAADWLHQGPWGLAWLRPYHLFGVEGWDPLTHGTFWSLLCNISAFLWVSWRRRPGLGERLRAEPFLNPYAERQTLAARHAYGDLSVQDLQVLAERIVGKKMARRAFETQARQMKQPLEPGLRADSAWVHFTELLLAAAVGAASARLVLTSALRGSGMEVAAIMAVLDEAGQELRFNRDILLATLENIDQGVSVVDADMRLVAWNQRYQQLFDYPPSMLYVGRSVADLIRFNAERGKVDGVESIGVEQAIARRIQFMREGSSYVTQRMLNDRQVIELRGRPLPGGGYVTSYSDITHYKRVERELREMNDSLEQRVAVRTQEAEKAQESRTRFLTAVSHDVLQPINAARLFASALRDTHDLAEMPNLAERVDTSLRTAEELLEGLLDISRLDAGALKPDLGVINVQHLLQHLADQYAPMAARRGIQLRIHARPLSVYSDHRLLRRVLQNFLANALRYTQEGRVVFGVRVRGEELEFQVWDSGQGIPPHHIQQIYAEFHRYEQAFDWDGRGLGLGLSICQRIAVLLGHTLDVRSEVGRGSMFSIRVPLSHATQASSHPSNDSSKPADGLPLKGLRVLCLDNDLDIIAGMEVLLGRWGAQIITANTVDRALETISLNPDVLLVDYHLHDRLDGLQALQLLRLHLPHAQGALLTADGSDELKAAARQYGYLVLTKPVKPASLRAFLTAQIKTY